Proteins encoded by one window of Deinococcus radiodurans R1 = ATCC 13939 = DSM 20539:
- the tpiA gene encoding triose-phosphate isomerase, which produces MQTLLALNWKMNKTPTEARSWAEELTTKYAPAEGVDLAVLAPALDLSALAANLPAGIAFGGQDVSAHESGAYTGEISAAMLKDAGASCVVVGHSERREYHDESDABVAAKARQAQANGLLPIVCVGENLDVRERGEHVPQTLAQLRGSLEGVGADVVVAYEPVWAIGTGKTATADDAEELAAAIRGALREQYGARAEGIRVLYGGSVKPENIAEICGKPNVNGALVGGASLKVPDVLGMLDALR; this is translated from the coding sequence ATGCAGACCCTCTTGGCTCTCAACTGGAAAATGAACAAGACGCCCACCGAAGCGCGGTCGTGGGCGGAAGAACTGACCACCAAGTACGCCCCCGCCGAGGGTGTGGACCTCGCCGTGCTGGCCCCGGCGCTGGACCTCTCGGCGCTGGCGGCCAACCTCCCGGCAGGCATCGCCTTCGGCGGGCAGGACGTTTCGGCCCACGAGTCGGGCGCCTACACCGGCGAAATCAGCGCGGCGATGCTGAAAGACGCGGGCGCAAGCTGCGTGGTCGTCGGTCACTCCGAGCGCCGCGAGTACCACGATGAAAGCGACGCGRATGTGGCCGCCAAAGCGCGTCAGGCGCAGGCAAACGGGCTGCTGCCGATTGTTTGCGTGGGTGAAAACTTGGATGTGCGCGAGCGCGGCGAGCACGTGCCGCAGACGCTGGCGCAACTGCGTGGCAGCCTGGAAGGCGTGGGCGCCGACGTGGTCGTGGCTTACGAGCCAGTCTGGGCCATCGGCACCGGCAAGACGGCCACAGCGGACGACGCCGAGGAACTCGCTGCCGCCATTCGTGGGGCGCTACGCGAGCAATACGGTGCCCGCGCTGAAGGCATTCGCGTGCTGTACGGCGGCAGCGTGAAGCCGGAGAATATCGCCGAGATTTGCGGTAAGCCCAACGTGAACGGCGCGCTGGTCGGCGGTGCGAGCCTCAAGGTACCGGATGTGCTGGGGATGCTGGACGCGTTGAGGTGA
- the aspS gene encoding aspartate--tRNA ligase — protein MKRTSLIGQLGQAQQQQTVTLQGWVSRRRDLGGLIFLELRDRSGTVQVQVEPDSPAFAEADRLRAEYVAEIEGTFQPRPESQRKGGLADFEVIASRVKVLNAAKTPPFELDKGESVAEDIRLKYRYLDLRRPEMQRALMLRSKAVTAVTEFLDAEGFIQVETPMLTKSTPEGARDFLVPSRLNPGEFYALPQSPQLFKQLLMIAGFDRYYQLARCFRDEDLRADRQPDFTQLDMEMSFVEQDDVLEVQERLLAHVFRRVLDVELPLPFPRMSYFDAMDRYGSDKPDLRFDSAFTDVTGLFRGGEFAAFASAPSVKVLVAPELTRKQIDELERVAKQNGAGGLAWLRRDGEGFTGGISKFVGGIAPQLIEQTGVAQGGTLLFAAGEWKKAVTALGAVRLALRDLFDLAAGGPQFHVSWVVDFPQLEFDEDSQSWTYMHHPFTAPHPGDVALFGTERQGEMRAQAYDLVMNGFEIGGGSVRIHDPEVQAKMFQAIGFSEEAAREKFGFFLDALEYGTPPHGGIAWGFDRLLMLMSGAGSIREVIAFPKNNRGADLMAQAPSPVEDAQLAEVGVQVRGE, from the coding sequence ATGAAACGCACGTCCCTGATCGGCCAGCTCGGCCAAGCGCAGCAACAACAAACCGTCACCCTGCAAGGCTGGGTCAGCCGCCGCCGCGACCTGGGCGGCCTGATTTTTCTAGAGCTGCGCGACCGCTCCGGCACCGTGCAGGTGCAGGTCGAGCCCGATTCTCCCGCTTTTGCCGAGGCCGACCGCCTGCGCGCCGAGTACGTGGCCGAAATCGAGGGCACCTTTCAACCCCGCCCCGAGTCGCAGCGCAAGGGGGGCCTGGCCGACTTCGAGGTCATTGCCAGCCGGGTCAAGGTGTTGAACGCCGCCAAGACGCCGCCTTTTGAACTCGACAAGGGCGAGAGCGTGGCTGAGGATATTCGACTGAAGTACCGCTACCTCGACCTGCGCCGCCCGGAGATGCAGCGCGCCCTGATGCTGCGCTCCAAGGCCGTGACCGCCGTCACCGAATTTCTCGACGCCGAGGGCTTTATTCAGGTCGAAACGCCGATGCTCACCAAGTCCACGCCCGAGGGCGCGCGTGACTTTCTGGTGCCCTCGCGCCTGAATCCCGGTGAATTCTACGCGCTGCCGCAGAGCCCGCAGCTGTTCAAGCAACTGCTGATGATCGCGGGCTTCGACCGCTACTACCAGCTCGCCCGCTGCTTCCGCGACGAGGACCTGCGCGCCGACCGCCAGCCCGACTTCACGCAGCTCGATATGGAGATGAGCTTTGTCGAGCAGGACGACGTGCTCGAAGTGCAGGAGCGGCTGCTCGCGCACGTGTTCAGGCGGGTGCTGGACGTGGAGTTGCCTCTCCCCTTTCCGCGCATGAGCTACTTCGACGCGATGGACCGCTACGGCTCCGACAAGCCGGATTTGCGCTTCGACTCGGCCTTTACCGACGTGACCGGGCTGTTCCGGGGCGGGGAATTTGCGGCGTTTGCAAGTGCCCCGAGCGTCAAAGTCCTCGTCGCGCCCGAGCTGACGCGCAAGCAGATCGACGAACTCGAGCGCGTCGCCAAGCAAAACGGCGCGGGCGGTCTGGCCTGGCTGCGGCGTGACGGTGAAGGGTTTACGGGCGGCATCTCCAAGTTCGTGGGCGGGATTGCCCCGCAGCTGATCGAGCAGACCGGCGTCGCGCAGGGCGGCACGCTGCTGTTCGCGGCGGGCGAGTGGAAAAAAGCGGTCACGGCGCTGGGAGCGGTGCGCCTCGCGCTGCGGGACCTGTTCGACCTGGCGGCGGGCGGGCCGCAGTTTCATGTGTCCTGGGTGGTGGACTTTCCGCAGCTCGAATTCGACGAGGACTCGCAGAGCTGGACCTACATGCACCACCCCTTCACCGCGCCGCACCCGGGCGACGTGGCGCTGTTCGGCACCGAGCGGCAGGGCGAGATGCGCGCGCAGGCCTACGACCTCGTGATGAACGGCTTTGAAATCGGCGGCGGCTCGGTGCGTATTCACGACCCCGAGGTGCAGGCGAAGATGTTCCAGGCCATCGGCTTTTCCGAGGAGGCTGCGCGCGAGAAGTTCGGCTTCTTTCTCGACGCGTTGGAATACGGCACGCCTCCGCACGGCGGCATCGCCTGGGGCTTTGACCGCCTGCTGATGCTGATGAGCGGCGCGGGCAGCATCCGCGAAGTCATCGCCTTCCCCAAAAACAACCGCGGCGCCGATCTGATGGCGCAGGCCCCCTCCCCCGTCGAGGATGCGCAGCTCGCCGAAGTGGGCGTGCAGGTTCGGGGCGAATAA
- a CDS encoding benzoate/H(+) symporter BenE family transporter, whose translation MLRRGGARGQCAIQRRTARKRGAAFRQPPGPLPAPAQPCTVGGGRVPAPYFPRAARRGLSDWGAGGFAAAHSSPAQGASALASMYLLLGVMGMTLCWRYRVPVVLGWNTPGLAVLIASAGRFTAAEVVGALLVSGAVLALVGLSRAFDWLARTLPLPLALALLAGVLLPFVLRGLAAIPQAPALTLPTLLAYLLARVFAPRWAVPLALVTGVTVAALTGQLHLSALGHTSLLARPEWITPTFSSQALLTLALPCTILALTSQHLAGMAVLHTHGYRQVPPALLVTVTGAASALAAPLGSVTMNMGAITAAICMGPDVHPDPNRHYVAGLACAGGYLVLGLCAGALLGLAGSFPAPLMQLLAGLALLGSVLSGLQNALSDPRWREGALLAFACTAAGFSFLNIGGALWGLLLGWGSAALAQWAQREKGGGLA comes from the coding sequence CGGGGCGGGGCCAGGGGTCAATGCGCCATTCAGCGGAGGACCGCACGGAAGCGCGGGGCAGCGTTTAGACAGCCCCCCGGCCCGCTGCCCGCGCCGGCCCAGCCCTGCACCGTAGGTGGAGGCCGTGTCCCAGCCCCCTACTTCCCCCGCGCCGCCCGCCGGGGGCTTTCCGACTGGGGCGCTGGTGGCTTCGCGGCGGCGCACTCCTCGCCCGCGCAGGGGGCCAGCGCCCTGGCGAGCATGTACCTGCTCCTGGGCGTGATGGGCATGACCCTGTGCTGGCGCTACCGGGTGCCGGTGGTTCTCGGCTGGAACACGCCGGGGCTGGCGGTTCTGATCGCCTCGGCGGGCCGGTTCACGGCGGCGGAAGTCGTGGGGGCGCTGCTCGTCAGCGGGGCGGTGCTGGCACTGGTGGGCCTGAGCCGGGCCTTCGACTGGCTGGCCCGCACCCTGCCGTTGCCGCTGGCCTTGGCGCTGCTGGCCGGGGTGCTGCTGCCGTTCGTGCTGCGTGGACTGGCGGCCATTCCGCAGGCTCCGGCGCTCACCCTGCCCACCCTGCTCGCCTACCTGCTGGCCCGCGTGTTCGCGCCGCGCTGGGCGGTGCCGCTGGCACTGGTGACCGGGGTAACGGTGGCGGCCCTGACTGGGCAACTGCATTTGAGCGCCCTGGGCCATACGTCGCTGCTGGCACGGCCCGAGTGGATCACTCCCACGTTCAGCTCTCAGGCGCTGCTCACCCTGGCGCTGCCCTGCACTATCCTGGCGCTGACCTCGCAGCATCTGGCGGGTATGGCGGTGTTGCACACCCACGGTTACCGGCAGGTGCCGCCCGCGCTGCTCGTCACGGTCACGGGCGCCGCGTCTGCCCTCGCCGCGCCGCTCGGCAGCGTGACCATGAACATGGGGGCCATCACAGCGGCCATCTGCATGGGCCCGGACGTTCACCCCGACCCGAACCGCCACTACGTCGCGGGGCTGGCCTGCGCGGGCGGTTACCTCGTCCTGGGCCTGTGCGCGGGCGCCCTGCTCGGCCTCGCCGGAAGTTTCCCCGCGCCGCTGATGCAACTGCTGGCAGGACTCGCGCTCCTCGGCTCGGTGCTCAGCGGCCTGCAAAATGCCCTGAGCGACCCGCGCTGGCGCGAGGGGGCGCTGCTCGCCTTCGCCTGTACCGCTGCCGGTTTCAGTTTTCTGAATATCGGCGGAGCGCTGTGGGGTCTGCTGCTCGGCTGGGGCAGCGCCGCGCTCGCGCAGTGGGCGCAGCGGGAAAAAGGCGGTGGGCTGGCCTGA
- a CDS encoding membrane dipeptidase → MLIDSHLDLAWNAGQGRDLTQELTELRRTDPLAPTQTATVTFPELAAAGLRVAFGTLFALPQTTEHDGYVDHAGARAQALAQLAQYERWQEEGWLRLLRTRADLREHLGAPSESLGVVLLMEGADPVAGPDDLXFWQERGVRLIGPAGAAPAMPAAPTRPAHSPRKAASWCRRCATSA, encoded by the coding sequence GTGCTGATCGACAGCCACCTCGACCTCGCCTGGAACGCGGGGCAGGGCCGCGACCTGACGCAGGAGCTCACCGAACTGCGCCGCACCGATCCCCTCGCCCCCACACAGACGGCCACCGTCACCTTTCCCGAACTCGCGGCGGCGGGCCTGCGGGTGGCGTTCGGCACCCTCTTCGCGCTGCCCCAAACGACCGAGCACGACGGCTACGTGGACCACGCCGGAGCACGGGCGCAGGCCCTCGCGCAACTCGCGCAGTACGAACGCTGGCAGGAAGAAGGCTGGCTGCGGCTGTTACGCACCCGCGCCGACCTCCGCGAGCACCTCGGCGCGCCCTCCGAAAGCCTCGGCGTGGTGCTGCTGATGGAAGGCGCCGACCCGGTGGCGGGGCCAGACGACCTCCNTTTCTGGCAGGAGCGCGGCGTGCGCCTCATCGGCCCGGCTGGGGCCGCACCCGCCATGCCGGCGGCACCGACGCGCCCGGCCCACTCACCCCGGAAGGCCGCGAGCTGGTGCAGGCGATGCGCGACCTCGGCCTGA
- the rho gene encoding transcription termination factor Rho: MTVTEVAPQALPFQELQEKILPELHLLAAGLGIENYRKLKKDALALAIMEKQADAEGQSLARGYLDITSDGYGFLQADLLDPASRSVLVTAGVIKQYHLRTGDEVIGRARKPRENERYGSLVRVEAVNGLDPEAARQRPRFDDLTPTFPDQQLVLEDPSTDDGLSLRVVDLLVPIGRGQRALIVAPPKAGKTTLLKKIANSITKNYPDVTVMVLLVDERPEEVTDFRESVQGAQVIASTFDEPPQHHVRVAEFVHERARRIVEEGGHVVILLDSITRLARANNLVTPPTGRTLSGGLDSNALHWPKRFLGAARNIREGGSLTILATALVETGSRMDDVIFEEFKGTGNAELVLSRRLEERRIFPALDILKSGTRREELLLQPEVLKKMWLLRKVISDMDPADAMEMLLGRMGKTRNNVEFLAALAG; encoded by the coding sequence ATGACTGTGACTGAGGTCGCTCCCCAGGCCCTGCCCTTTCAGGAGCTTCAGGAAAAGATTCTGCCTGAACTGCACCTGCTCGCCGCCGGGCTGGGCATCGAAAACTACCGCAAGCTGAAGAAAGACGCTCTGGCGCTCGCCATCATGGAAAAGCAGGCCGACGCCGAGGGCCAGAGCCTCGCACGCGGCTACCTCGACATCACGTCGGACGGCTACGGCTTCTTGCAGGCCGACCTGCTCGACCCGGCCAGCCGCTCGGTGCTCGTCACGGCGGGCGTCATCAAGCAGTATCACCTGCGAACCGGTGACGAGGTCATCGGGCGTGCCCGCAAGCCGCGTGAAAACGAGCGTTACGGCTCGCTCGTGCGCGTCGAAGCCGTCAACGGCCTGGACCCCGAAGCCGCCCGGCAGCGCCCGCGCTTCGACGACCTGACCCCGACGTTCCCCGACCAGCAGCTCGTGCTCGAAGACCCCAGCACTGATGACGGCCTGAGCCTGCGCGTGGTGGACCTGCTCGTGCCCATCGGGCGGGGGCAGCGGGCGCTGATCGTGGCGCCTCCCAAAGCAGGGAAGACCACGCTGCTCAAGAAAATCGCCAACTCCATCACCAAGAATTATCCCGACGTGACGGTGATGGTCCTCCTGGTCGACGAGCGCCCCGAAGAAGTCACCGATTTCCGCGAGAGCGTGCAGGGCGCCCAGGTCATCGCCTCGACCTTCGACGAGCCGCCGCAGCACCACGTCCGCGTCGCTGAGTTCGTCCACGAACGCGCCCGCCGCATCGTGGAGGAGGGGGGGCATGTCGTGATTCTGCTCGACTCCATCACCCGCCTCGCCCGCGCCAACAACCTCGTCACGCCCCCCACGGGCCGCACGCTCTCGGGCGGTCTGGACTCCAACGCGCTGCACTGGCCCAAGCGTTTTCTGGGGGCCGCCCGCAACATCCGCGAGGGCGGCAGCCTGACCATCCTGGCGACCGCGCTGGTGGAAACCGGCAGCCGCATGGACGACGTGATTTTCGAGGAGTTCAAGGGCACCGGCAACGCCGAACTCGTCCTGTCGCGCCGCCTGGAGGAGAGGCGAATCTTTCCGGCGCTCGACATCCTCAAATCGGGCACCCGCCGCGAGGAGCTGCTGCTTCAGCCCGAGGTCCTCAAGAAAATGTGGCTGCTGCGTAAGGTCATCAGCGACATGGACCCCGCCGACGCGATGGAAATGCTGCTGGGCCGCATGGGCAAGACGCGCAACAACGTCGAGTTCCTGGCTGCCCTGGCTGGCTAA
- a CDS encoding HAD family hydrolase: protein MTAAPPLQAVLFDRDDTLALTDPAVYREAALWMQERFGLDPRQAGHTLAQVWEERMNDWWDLRSHEDEEQFWEEYGSDLTARLGLGPEAAAEVMAAYPYERYMKPVAGAREVLSELRRRGLKTGVLSNTLPSIDRTLDALGLADLIDVPLATCLLGVHKPEARAFTLAAEALGCRPEEVLFIDDRPENVSAAQAVGMRAALIDHSGQTPGALSDLREVLELC from the coding sequence ATGACAGCCGCCCCCCCCCTCCAAGCGGTGCTTTTCGACCGCGACGACACCCTCGCCCTCACCGACCCCGCCGTGTACCGCGAAGCGGCGCTGTGGATGCAGGAGCGCTTCGGGCTCGACCCCCGGCAGGCCGGGCACACGCTGGCGCAGGTCTGGGAAGAACGCATGAACGACTGGTGGGACCTGCGCTCGCACGAGGACGAGGAGCAGTTCTGGGAAGAGTACGGCAGCGACCTGACCGCCCGCCTAGGCCTGGGCCCCGAGGCCGCCGCCGAAGTGATGGCCGCCTACCCCTACGAGCGCTACATGAAGCCAGTCGCGGGCGCCCGCGAGGTGCTGAGCGAACTGCGCCGCCGCGGGCTGAAAACCGGCGTGCTGAGCAACACCCTGCCGAGCATCGACCGCACGCTGGACGCCCTGGGCCTCGCCGACCTGATCGACGTGCCGCTGGCGACCTGCCTGCTCGGGGTGCACAAGCCCGAAGCCCGCGCCTTTACCCTCGCCGCCGAGGCGCTGGGTTGCCGGCCCGAGGAAGTGCTCTTCATCGACGACCGGCCCGAAAACGTCAGCGCGGCGCAGGCGGTGGGGATGCGCGCGGCGCTGATCGACCACAGCGGCCAGACACCCGGCGCCCTGAGCGACCTAAGGGAGGTGCTCGAGCTGTGCTGA
- a CDS encoding bleomycin resistance protein: MSEPDLVPELAVADLATSLGFWVNLLGFGLKYERPEEGFAYLTLGNAHSMLDQIGQSRTWETAPLQRPLGRGINFEISVSDLDVPLARLMAADWPLFLAPEEKWYRAGDHETGVRQFLVQDPDGYLVRLSISLGQCPLLQEATR, from the coding sequence GTGAGCGAACCTGACCTTGTCCCGGAACTGGCGGTGGCCGACCTGGCCACCAGTCTGGGCTTCTGGGTCAACCTGCTGGGCTTTGGGCTGAAGTACGAGCGCCCGGAGGAGGGTTTTGCCTATCTGACGCTGGGCAATGCCCACAGCATGCTCGACCAGATTGGGCAGTCCCGCACCTGGGAAACGGCGCCGCTGCAACGGCCACTGGGCCGGGGAATCAACTTTGAGATTAGTGTTTCAGATCTTGACGTGCCTCTGGCCCGCCTGATGGCGGCAGACTGGCCGCTGTTTCTGGCCCCCGAAGAAAAATGGTACAGAGCAGGCGACCACGAGACAGGCGTGAGGCAATTTCTGGTGCAAGACCCCGACGGGTATCTGGTGCGCCTGTCCATAAGTCTGGGGCAGTGCCCGCTCCTGCAGGAGGCCACACGATGA
- the gap gene encoding type I glyceraldehyde-3-phosphate dehydrogenase: MKVGINGFGRIGRLVFRILEARGVEVVAINDLTDNHTLAHLLKYDSTAGRFDGTVEYDESSLTVNGKKIQAIAERDPANIKWGEYGADIVIESTGIFTSREGASKHMQGGAKKVIITAPAKGEDFSIVLGVNDEQYDPANHHIISNASCTTNSLGVPMKVIDEAFGIEKAIMTTVHSYTNDQRVLDLPHSDLRRARAAAINIIPTSTGAAKAVSQVYPALKGKFDGTSLRVPTPTGSISDVSVILGRDVTVEEVNNVFREAANGKYKGIMAYTEDPIVLTDIQGDPHSAIIDGGLTMAMGNLVKFFSWYDNEWGYSNRIADLVQLVQNKG, translated from the coding sequence ATGAAAGTAGGCATCAACGGCTTTGGCCGCATCGGTCGGCTGGTTTTCCGCATCCTCGAAGCGCGCGGCGTCGAAGTGGTCGCCATCAACGACCTGACCGACAACCACACGCTGGCGCACCTGCTCAAGTACGACTCGACCGCCGGGCGCTTTGACGGCACCGTGGAGTACGACGAAAGCAGCCTGACGGTCAACGGCAAGAAGATTCAGGCCATCGCCGAGCGCGACCCCGCCAACATCAAGTGGGGCGAGTACGGCGCCGACATCGTGATCGAATCCACCGGCATCTTCACCAGCCGCGAAGGGGCCTCCAAGCACATGCAGGGCGGGGCCAAGAAGGTCATCATCACCGCGCCGGCCAAGGGCGAGGACTTCTCCATCGTGCTGGGCGTGAACGACGAGCAGTACGACCCCGCCAACCACCACATCATCTCCAATGCCAGCTGCACCACCAACAGCCTCGGCGTGCCGATGAAGGTCATCGACGAGGCGTTCGGCATCGAGAAGGCCATCATGACCACCGTGCACAGCTACACCAACGACCAGCGCGTGCTGGACCTGCCGCACAGCGACCTGCGCCGCGCCCGCGCCGCTGCGATCAACATCATTCCCACCTCGACCGGCGCCGCCAAGGCTGTGTCGCAGGTGTACCCCGCGCTGAAGGGCAAGTTCGACGGCACCAGCCTGCGCGTGCCCACGCCCACCGGCTCGATCAGCGACGTGAGCGTGATCCTGGGGCGCGACGTGACTGTCGAGGAAGTCAACAACGTCTTCCGTGAAGCCGCGAACGGCAAGTACAAAGGCATCATGGCCTACACCGAAGACCCCATTGTGCTGACCGACATTCAGGGCGACCCGCACAGCGCGATCATTGACGGCGGCCTGACCATGGCGATGGGCAACCTCGTCAAGTTCTTCTCGTGGTACGACAACGAGTGGGGCTACAGCAACCGCATCGCGGACCTGGTGCAGCTCGTTCAGAACAAAGGCTAA
- a CDS encoding membrane dipeptidase, producing MRDLGLTLDASHLDDVSFWDAAELGVRMVSTHANARALVPGNRQLSDEMARHIVSTGGVLGMVVHSKFTRPGWRPGAERAPLGDLVRHAEHFAALVGWEHLGLGSDLDGGFGAEKTPAGIDRYRDLTRFLDLLPQEAQAGVRGENWQRWLLEHLFSS from the coding sequence ATGCGCGACCTCGGCCTGACCCTCGACGCCTCCCACCTCGACGACGTCTCTTTCTGGGACGCCGCCGAACTGGGGGTGCGGATGGTCTCCACCCACGCCAACGCCCGCGCCCTGGTGCCCGGCAACCGGCAGCTCAGCGACGAGATGGCGCGGCACATCGTCTCCACTGGCGGCGTGCTGGGCATGGTCGTCCACAGCAAATTCACCCGCCCCGGCTGGCGCCCCGGCGCCGAGCGCGCCCCGCTCGGCGACCTGGTGCGCCACGCCGAGCACTTCGCCGCGCTGGTCGGCTGGGAGCACCTCGGCCTGGGCAGCGACCTCGACGGCGGCTTCGGGGCCGAGAAGACCCCGGCAGGCATCGACCGCTACCGTGACCTCACGCGCTTTCTCGACCTGCTGCCACAAGAAGCACAGGCCGGCGTCCGAGGCGAGAACTGGCAACGCTGGCTGCTTGAGCATCTTTTCTCAAGTTAG
- a CDS encoding phosphoglycerate kinase: MQNLSQLDVKGKRVLVRVDYNVPVGDGVVQDDTRITASVPTIKKLLDGGASVVLMSHFGRPKNGPEDKYSLKPVAEAVSRALGQDVKFIPSLPGSDETLQAVQALRPGEVALLENVRFEAGEEKNDAALNDKLAKLGDAFVLDAFGSAHRAHSSVSGVAGKLPHAAGGLLQSEVDALGKLLHAPEHPYVVIIGGAKVSDKIKVIENLLPKVDRMLIGGGMMFTFIKARGGQIGNSLVEDDQLDLAKGLLEKYGDKLLLPTDAVAADKFAADAQSKVVPADQIPDGWMGLDIGPDTQRAYADALQGAKTVFWNGPMGVFEFDQFAAGTNAVAAAVGSLKDQAYTVVGGGDSVSAINKSGKADQIDHISTGGGASLELLEGKELPGVVAMA; encoded by the coding sequence ATGCAAAACCTCAGTCAATTGGATGTCAAGGGCAAGCGCGTCCTGGTGCGCGTGGACTACAACGTGCCGGTTGGGGACGGCGTGGTACAGGACGACACCCGCATCACGGCGAGCGTGCCGACCATCAAGAAGCTGCTTGACGGCGGCGCCAGCGTCGTGCTGATGAGCCACTTCGGACGGCCCAAGAATGGCCCCGAGGACAAGTACAGCCTGAAGCCGGTGGCTGAGGCCGTCAGCCGCGCACTCGGGCAGGACGTGAAGTTCATTCCCAGCCTGCCAGGCAGCGACGAAACCCTCCAGGCCGTGCAGGCGCTCAGGCCCGGTGAAGTCGCGCTGCTGGAAAACGTGCGCTTCGAGGCGGGCGAGGAAAAGAACGATGCGGCGCTGAACGACAAGCTGGCCAAGCTGGGTGACGCCTTCGTCCTCGACGCGTTTGGCTCGGCGCACCGGGCGCACTCGTCGGTCAGCGGCGTGGCCGGCAAGCTACCGCACGCGGCGGGCGGGCTGCTCCAGAGCGAAGTGGACGCGCTCGGCAAGTTGCTGCACGCGCCGGAGCATCCCTACGTGGTCATCATCGGCGGGGCGAAAGTCAGCGACAAGATCAAGGTGATCGAGAACCTGCTGCCCAAAGTGGACCGCATGCTGATCGGCGGCGGAATGATGTTCACCTTCATCAAGGCGCGCGGCGGGCAGATCGGCAACAGTCTGGTGGAAGACGACCAGCTTGACCTGGCGAAGGGGTTGCTGGAGAAGTACGGTGACAAGCTGCTGCTTCCGACCGACGCGGTGGCCGCCGACAAATTCGCCGCCGATGCTCAGAGCAAAGTCGTCCCTGCCGACCAGATTCCTGACGGCTGGATGGGCCTCGATATCGGGCCTGACACGCAGCGGGCGTATGCCGACGCCTTGCAGGGCGCCAAAACTGTCTTCTGGAACGGTCCGATGGGCGTGTTCGAGTTCGACCAGTTCGCGGCAGGCACCAACGCGGTGGCGGCGGCGGTGGGGAGCCTGAAAGACCAGGCCTACACCGTGGTCGGCGGCGGCGACTCGGTGAGCGCCATCAACAAGAGCGGCAAGGCCGACCAGATCGACCACATCTCCACCGGCGGCGGTGCGAGCCTGGAACTGCTGGAAGGCAAGGAGCTGCCCGGCGTCGTGGCGATGGCGTGA
- a CDS encoding nuclear transport factor 2 family protein: MNINDARDLITRLFTIIDSADYDRLGDVFAADAVYERPGYEPLQGLPRIEQFYRHERVIGSGRHTVEDVTCSETGSAVSFGVFRGTSRAGEALEERFADVYRVQDGKIVQRTTYFFRPAI, translated from the coding sequence ATGAATATCAATGACGCCCGCGACCTGATCACCCGTCTCTTTACCATCATCGACAGCGCGGATTATGACCGCCTGGGCGACGTTTTTGCTGCCGACGCCGTCTACGAGCGCCCCGGCTATGAGCCTTTGCAGGGGCTGCCGCGCATCGAGCAGTTTTACCGTCACGAACGGGTCATCGGCTCGGGCCGACACACCGTGGAAGATGTGACCTGCTCGGAGACGGGCAGTGCCGTGTCGTTCGGCGTTTTCCGGGGAACCAGCCGCGCAGGCGAGGCTCTTGAAGAACGCTTTGCCGACGTGTACCGCGTGCAAGACGGAAAAATCGTGCAGCGCACGACCTATTTTTTCCGGCCCGCCATTTAA
- the fsa gene encoding fructose-6-phosphate aldolase produces the protein MEFFIDTAIVDEIREINAWGVLSGVTTNPSLIVASGRDFKEVIGEIAELVPGGAISAEVTALDAEGMIKEGKDVAAWHKQVVVKLPLTPAGLQACKALTSEGIKTNVTLCFSVPQALLAARAGATYVSPFVGRVDDTGWDGSELIRQIKEAFVLGDIQTKVLAASIRHPQHVVQAALAGADVATIPYKVFTQMVKHPLTQAGLDSFMADWAKRQGASPETPPSEAGTNPVKKEG, from the coding sequence ATGGAATTTTTCATCGACACCGCCATCGTGGACGAAATCAGGGAAATCAACGCCTGGGGCGTGCTCTCGGGCGTGACGACCAACCCCAGCCTGATCGTCGCCTCGGGCCGCGATTTCAAGGAAGTCATCGGTGAGATCGCCGAGCTGGTGCCCGGCGGCGCCATCAGCGCCGAAGTCACCGCGCTCGACGCCGAGGGTATGATCAAGGAAGGCAAAGACGTGGCCGCCTGGCACAAGCAGGTCGTCGTTAAGCTCCCGCTGACCCCCGCCGGGCTGCAAGCGTGCAAAGCGCTTACGAGCGAAGGCATCAAGACCAACGTGACCCTGTGCTTCAGCGTACCGCAGGCGCTGCTCGCCGCCCGCGCCGGGGCGACCTACGTCTCGCCCTTCGTGGGCCGGGTGGACGACACCGGCTGGGACGGCTCGGAACTCATCCGTCAGATCAAGGAAGCCTTCGTGCTCGGCGATATCCAGACCAAGGTGCTCGCCGCCAGCATCCGGCACCCGCAGCACGTGGTGCAGGCCGCGCTTGCCGGCGCCGACGTGGCGACCATTCCCTACAAGGTCTTTACCCAGATGGTCAAGCACCCGCTGACCCAGGCAGGCCTCGACAGCTTCATGGCCGACTGGGCCAAGCGCCAGGGTGCCAGCCCGGAAACGCCCCCCAGTGAAGCCGGCACCAACCCGGTCAAGAAAGAAGGATGA